One Triticum dicoccoides isolate Atlit2015 ecotype Zavitan chromosome 5B, WEW_v2.0, whole genome shotgun sequence genomic window carries:
- the LOC119311693 gene encoding ornithine aminotransferase, mitochondrial — MAAIISRRGAARALALAMARRGMCSAPAPAAALSSEELIRMEQDCSAHNYHPIPMVFSKGEGSHILDPEGNKYIDFLSAYSAVNQGHCHPKVLRALIEQAERLTLSSRAFYNDKFPVFAQYLTSMFGYDMMLPMNTGAEGVETAIKLARKWGYEKKNIPKNEALIVSCCGCFHGRTLGVISMSCDNDATRGFGPLVPGHLKVDFGDIDGLEKIFKEHGDRICGFLFEPIQGEAGVIIPPDGYLKAVRDLCSRHNILMIDDEIQTGIARTGKMLACDWEDVRPDMVILGKALGAGVVPVSAVLADKDIMLCIKPGEHGSTFGGNPLASAVAIASLKVVKDEGLVERAAELGQEFRDQLQKVQQKFPRIIREIRGRGLLNAVDLSSKALYPASAYDICIKLKERGILAKPTHDTIIRLAPPISISPEELAEASKALSDVLEHDLPQLQKQIKKPDSEAKIPVCDRCGRDL; from the exons ATGGCGGCGATAATATCGCGGCGGGGTGCGGCGCGGGCGCTGGCGCTGGCGATGGCGCGGAGGGGGATGTGCTCCGCCCCGGCACCCGCGGCGGCGCTGTCGTCGGAGGAGCTCATACGGATGGAGCAGGACTGCAGCGCGCACAA CTACCATCCGATTCCCATGGTGTTCTCCAAAGGGGAAGGATCGCATATATTGGACCCTGAAGGCAACAAATATATTGATTTTCTCTCTGCTTATTCTGCAGTCAATCAG GGCCATTGCCATCCAAAAGTCCTAAGAGCTCTGATAGAACAAGCAGAAAGGCTTACACTTAGTTCCAGAGCTTTCTACAATGACAAATTCCCAGTCTTTGCGCAGTATTTGACGAGCATGTTTGGGTACGATATGATGTTGCCAATGAACACTGGAGCCGAAGGAGTGGAAACGGCTATTAAATTGGCAAGGAAATGGGGTTATGAAAAGAAGAATATACCAAAGAACGAG GCTTTGATTGTCTCTTGCTGTGGATGTTTCCATGGTCGGACATTGGGCGTTATCTCTATGAGCTGTGACAATGATGCAACTCGTGGTTTTGGTCCTTTGGTTCCTGGTCATCTTAAAGTTGATTTTGGAGACATTGATGGGTTGGAGAAAATCTTTAAAG AGCATGGGGATCGTATATGCGGTTTTTTGTTTGAACCAATCCAAGGAGAAGCTGGG GTAATAATCCCACCAGATGGCTATTTGAAAGCTGTCAGAGATTTGTGTTCTAGGCACAACATTCTGATGATTGATGATGAGATCCAAACAGGCATAGCTCGAACTGGCAAAATGTTGGCATGCGATTGGGAAGATGTACGACCTGATATGGTG ATTCTAGGCAAGGCACTTGGTGCTGGAGTAGTTCCGGTCAGTGCAGTTCTGGCGGACAAGGATATCATGCTGTGTATCAAGCCGGGAGAACATGGAAG TACATTTGGTGGAAACCCATTGGCAAGTGCTGTGGCAATTGCATCTCTGAAAGTGGTCAAGGATGAAGGTCTTGTTGAAAG AGCTGCGGAGTTAGGTCAGGAGTTCAGAGACCAGTTACAAAAAGTTCAACAGAAGTTTCCTCGTATTATCAGGGAAATACGTGGGAGAGGTTTGCTTAATGCAGTAGACCTAAGCAGCAAGGCTCTATACCCTGCTTCTGCATATGATATTTGCATCAAGCTAAAGGAGAGGGGCATTCTTGCAAAGCCCACGCATGACACCATAATCCGATTAGCCCCTCCCATTTCCATCAG TCCTGAGGAGCTCGCAGAAGCATCAAAGGCACTCAGCGATGTGCTCGAGCATGACTTGCCGCAGTTGCAGAAGCAGATCAAGAAGCCAGACTCGGAGGCAAAAATACCAGTCTGTGATAGGTGCGGTCGGGATTTATAA
- the LOC119310136 gene encoding uncharacterized protein LOC119310136: MDADAQAPEAPSSPPPPRSARSRPSSWSSSGSSEYTSLRDVLSELGNGGGGGSSSDLHDFDTSNIPIRNQLLKHAASAYLQSAIVVTPRERGCLSRAWRRRCRILLRPCPECECDVDVDPVRRCAAALAGSVRRVLASLCGCVACVWT, from the coding sequence ATGGACGCTGACGCCCAGGCGCCGGAggcaccgtcgtcgccgccgccgccccggtccgCCCGGTCGAGGCCGTCGAGCTGGAGCAGCAGCGGCAGCTCCGAGTACACGAGCCTCCGGGACGTGCTCTCGGAGctgggcaacggcggcggcggcggcagctcctcCGACCTCCACGACTTCGACACCTCCAACATCCCCATCCGCAACCAGCTGCTCAAGCACGCCGCGTCCGCCTACCTCCAGTCCGCCATCGTCGTCACGCCGCGCGAAAGGGGCTGCCTGAGCAGGGCCTggcgccgccgctgccgcatcCTGCTCCGGCCGTGCCCCGAGTGCGAGTGCGACGTGGACGTCGACCCCGTCCGCCGCTGCGCCGCGGCGTTGGCCGGCTCGGTGCGCCGCGTCCTTGCCTCCCTCTGCGGCTGCGTCGCCTGCGTGTGGACGTAG
- the LOC119306184 gene encoding probable arabinosyltransferase ARAD1 produces MIVERKMQPSPPPEHRRVIRFVTFLALSLLAFSCWALVNSRINNAILIADADKTPLLAGDDVDRDRHNTSGDHPVSIPVAVPSSSDLMVGAVRMGDPVVRETPLAGAAGGEGSKGSCDAESAQLRVYLYDLPPEFHFGMLGWDGKEAWPDVRDAGAVPHYPGGLNLQHSVAYWLTLDILSSTLPHSPDAGGGMSRPCVAVRVTNASLADVFFVPFFASLSYNRHSKLRGRDRVSRNRVLQAELVRYLMRQEEWRRWGGKDHLVVPHHPNSMMQARRKLSAAMYVLSDFGRYPPDVANLKKDVIAPYMHVVRSLGDDESPAFEQRPVLAYFQGAIHRKDGGKVRQKLYQLLKDEKDVHFTYGSVRQNGIRRATKGMASSKFCLNIAGDTPSSNRLFDAIVSHCVPVIISDEIELPFEDVLDYSEFCVFVRASDAVRQGSLLRILRGVTRDEWTTMWRRLKEVARHFEYQYPSKPDDAVQMIWGAVARKMHSLKLQLHKTGRYQRTHSDS; encoded by the exons ATGATAGTGGAGAGAAAGATGCAGCCTTCGCCGCCGCCGGAGCACAGGAGAGTGATCCGCTTCGTGACATTCCTGGCCCTCTCCCTCCTGGCGTTCTCCTGCTGGGCTCTCGTCAACTCCCGGATCAACAACGCGATCCTGATAGCCGATGCCGACAAGACGCCATTGCTCGCCGGCGATGATGTTGACAGAGACAGACACAATACTAGCGGCGACCATCCTGTGTCGATCCCGGTGGCCGTGCCATCCAGTAGTGACTTGATGGTCGGCGCCGTCAGGATGGGCGATCCGGTTGTTCGAGAGACGCCGTTGgcaggagcagcaggaggagaaggGAGCAAGGGATCATGCGACGCGGAGAGCGCGCAGCTCAGGGTCTACTTGTACGACCTGCCGCCGGAGTTCCACTTTGGCATGCTGGGGTGGGACGGGAAGGAGGCGTGGCCGGACGTCCGTGACGCGGGCGCCGTGCCACACTACCCAGGCGGACTGAACCTACAGCACAGCGTCGCGTACTGGCTCACGCTTGACATACTATCCTCTACCCTGCCCCACAGTCCGGACGCCGGCGGCGGCATGAGCAGGCCCTGCGTCGCCGTCAGGGTGACAAACGCCAGCCTTGCCGACGTCTTCTTCGTGCCGTTCTTCGCGTCGTTGAGCTACAACCGGCACTCGAAGCTCCGGGGGAGGGATAGGGTGAGCAGGAACAGGGTCCTGCAGGCCGAGCTGGTGAGGTACCTGATGAGGCAGGAGGAGTGGAGGAGGTGGGGCGGCAAGGACCACCTCGTCGTCCCTCACCATCCCAACAGCATGATGCAGGCCAGGAGGAAGCTCAGCGCCGCCATGTACGTGCTCTCGGACTTCGGGAGGTACCCGCCAGACGTCGCGAACCTGAAGAAGGACGTCATCGCTCCTTACATGCACGTGGTCCGGTCTCTCGGAGACGACGAATCGCCGGCGTTCGAACAGCGGCCGGTCCTGGCTTACTTCCAAGGAGCCATTCACAGGAAAGAT GGTGGAAAGGTTCGGCAGAAGCTGTACCAGCTTCTCAAGGACGAGAAAGACGTGCACTTCACCTACGGGAGCGTCCGGCAGAACGGGATCAGGCGCGCCACCAAAGGCATGGCATCGTCCAAGTTCTGCTTGAACATCGCCGGCGACACCCCCTCCTCGAACCGCCTCTTCGACGCCATCGTCAGCCACTGCGTCCCCGTCATAATCAGCGACGAGATCGAGCTCCCTTTCGAGGACGTCCTCGACTACTCGGAGTTCTGCGTGTTCGTCCGTGCGTCTGATGCTGTGAGGCAGGGCTCCCTGCTGCGCATTCTCCGAGGCGTGACCCGGGACGAGTGGACTACCATGTGGAGAAGGCTGAAGGAGGTGGCTCGTCACTTTGAGTACCAATACCCTTCGAAGCCCGATGATGCTGTTCAGATGATCTGGGGAGCGGTGGCTCGCAAGATGCATTCTCTGAAGCTGCAGCTCCACAAGACTGGCAGGTATCAGAGAACACATTCAGATTCATGA